The following are encoded in a window of Haloprofundus salilacus genomic DNA:
- the ilvA gene encoding threonine ammonia-lyase, producing MSDEIPSADEVVTTADVEAAAERLADVVHRTPLDGSTTFAERSGAAAVGLKLENVQRTGSFKIRGAYNAMAQLPEEARERGVVAASAGNHAQGVALAGQLLKIDATIVVPEVTPAAKIEATRGYGADVVVEGRDYERSYEHALELADEESREFVHPFDDERVIAGQGTVGLELVEQDPDVDTVLVSIGGGGLVSGIATAVKAHDPDIRVVGVQPEGAAHAKPSLERDKIHVLSEVDTVAEGIADARLLVKTFAVVRERVDDVVAVSDADLAVATALLAERAKTVAEAAGAAPVAALLSGAVDVKGERVAAVVSGGNTNLTDHAELSRVGLERLGRYTEARLELAGWPTVLGDVTETVEEQGAELNALERVRPMAVDDLNRTPVRVGVEGSGPDHLRDVLAALDALDDVSVVRHSLDAEVRRENEYS from the coding sequence TTGTCCGACGAGATACCCTCCGCCGACGAGGTCGTCACCACCGCTGACGTCGAGGCCGCCGCGGAGCGCCTCGCGGACGTGGTCCACCGGACGCCGCTCGACGGGTCGACGACGTTCGCCGAGCGAAGCGGCGCCGCCGCGGTCGGACTCAAACTGGAGAACGTCCAGCGGACGGGGTCGTTCAAGATTCGCGGCGCGTACAACGCGATGGCCCAACTCCCCGAGGAGGCGCGCGAGCGCGGCGTCGTCGCCGCAAGCGCCGGAAACCACGCGCAGGGAGTCGCCCTCGCTGGACAGTTGCTCAAGATTGACGCCACCATCGTCGTCCCCGAGGTGACACCGGCGGCGAAAATCGAGGCAACTCGCGGCTACGGCGCCGACGTCGTTGTCGAAGGACGCGACTACGAACGCTCGTACGAACACGCGCTGGAACTCGCCGACGAGGAGAGCCGAGAGTTCGTCCACCCGTTCGACGACGAGCGCGTCATCGCCGGACAGGGGACCGTCGGTCTCGAACTGGTCGAGCAAGACCCGGACGTCGACACCGTGCTCGTCTCGATAGGCGGGGGCGGTCTCGTTTCGGGCATCGCGACGGCGGTGAAAGCGCACGACCCCGATATCCGCGTCGTCGGCGTCCAACCCGAGGGGGCGGCCCACGCCAAGCCCTCGCTCGAACGCGACAAGATTCACGTGCTCTCGGAGGTCGACACCGTCGCCGAGGGCATCGCCGACGCCCGACTGCTGGTGAAGACGTTCGCTGTCGTCCGCGAGCGCGTCGACGACGTCGTCGCAGTGAGCGACGCCGACCTCGCAGTCGCGACAGCGCTGCTCGCGGAGCGGGCGAAGACGGTCGCCGAGGCAGCCGGCGCGGCACCAGTCGCAGCGCTGCTCTCGGGAGCAGTCGACGTCAAGGGAGAGCGCGTCGCGGCCGTCGTCTCCGGTGGGAACACGAACCTCACCGACCACGCCGAACTGAGTCGGGTCGGTCTCGAACGCCTCGGTCGCTACACCGAGGCCCGCCTCGAACTCGCGGGATGGCCGACAGTTCTCGGTGACGTGACGGAGACGGTCGAGGAACAGGGGGCGGAACTCAACGCGCTCGAACGCGTTCGACCGATGGCGGTCGACGACCTCAACCGGACACCGGTGCGAGTCGGCGTCGAGGGGAGCGGTCCCGACCACCTCCGCGACGTGTTAGCCGCGCTCGACGCGCTCGACGACGTGAGCGTCGTGAGGCACAGCCTCGACGCGGAGGTGCGGAGAGAGAACGAGTATAGCTGA